The proteins below are encoded in one region of Colletotrichum lupini chromosome 5, complete sequence:
- a CDS encoding tRNA (Adenine-N(1)-)-methyltransferase: MLSRRMPLSLFRRTKPSLCRAYSSSHAIREHDVVILRQRGTKEPKFHLSPPLRTNAAIKLSYGSKVNASDIIGKSYLDSIKDSGGRNVRLLEASLGQYVANSPRVATPIYPQDANLIVSFLDLNLPVPGEDPDFDAGPPVEIFEAGTGMGALTLHLARAIHGANPPLPPRLRDALCTAPYARNTLRKEVASDETAEEEGEKEVHKAVPHALDIEDPELAALYKEHLSSRRAILHTLDVNPTSSRMAHGLVRHFKRGLYLSDVDFHVCTIRSYLAWRLAQNGGEAFLSHVILDLPASQDYAELAVKALQPDGKVVIFFPSITQILDFVVWAKDTEQPLVQDRVVELQTSTSGDDMFQDGTGGRNWDVKVVNIRKAIERGETGAAARGIVCRPKVGSRVVGGGFVAVFTKLPPTAAKLEESVDEGVAISETTSVPETEVLLEKETPTSS; encoded by the exons ATGCTATCGAGACGCATGCCATTGAGTCTTTTCAGGCGAACCAAACCGTCGTTGTGCCGCGCCTACAGCTCCAGCCACGCTATCAGAG AGCACGATGTAGTAATCCTACGCCAACGAGGGACCAAAGAGCCCAAATTCCACCTCTCGCCTCCTCTCCGAACGAACGCGGCGATCAAGCTTTCCTACGGTAGCAAAGTCAACGCCTCCGACATCATTGGCAAGTCCTATCTCGACTCGATCAAGGACAGCGGCGGCCGCAATGTGCGACTCCTCGAGGCGTCGCTCGGGCAATACGTCGCCAACTCCCCGCGCGTGGCGACTCCG ATCTACCCCCAGGACGCCAACCTCATTGTGTCCTTCCTCGACCTGAATCTTCCCGTGCCTGGTGAAGACCCGGACTTTGACGCCGGCCCGCCCGTCGAGATCTTCGAGGCCGGCACGGGCATGGGCGCGCTGACGCTGCATCTCGCGCGCGCGATACACGGTGCCAACCCGCCCTTGCCGCCACGCCTCCGTGACGCACTTTGTACAGCACCGTACGCGAGAAACACGCTCCGGAAGGAGGTCGCGTCAGATGAGAcagcggaggaggagggggagaaGGAGGTACACAAGGCAGTACCGCACGCCCTCGATATCGAAGACCCGGAACTCGCGGCGCTGTACAAGGAGCACCTGTCGAGTCGCAGGGCGATCCTCCACACCTTGGACGTCAACCCGACATCGAGCCGGATGGCGCACGGCCTCGTTCGGCACTTCAAGAGAGGCCTGTACCTCTCCGACGTCGACTTCCACGTCTGCACGATCCGATCGTACCTCGCCTGGCGCCTCGCTCAGAACGGAGGCGAGGCGTTCCTCTCGCACGTGATCCTCGACCTCCCGGCCTCGCAGGACTACGCCGAGTTGGCCGTCAAGGCCCTCCAGCCCGACGGGAAGGTCGTCATCTTCTTCCCGTCCATCACGCAGATCCTCGACTTTGTCGTCTGGGCCAAGGACACGGAGCAACCGCTGGTGCAGGACCGCGTCGTAGAGCTGCAGACGTCGACGTCGGGCGATGACATGTTCCAGGACGGCACGGGCGGTCGGAACTGGGACGTCAAGGTTGTGAATATTCGCAAGGCGATTGAGAGGGGCGAGACGGGTGCGGCGGCGAGGGGGATCGTTTGTCGGCCCAAGGTCGGATCGCGAGTGGTCGGGGGCGGCTTTGTTGCGGTGTTTACAAAGCTGCCTCCAACAGCTGCCAAGCTAGAGGAGAGCGTGGATGAGGGTGTAGCTATTTCTGAGACTACATCTGTCCCCGAGACTGAGGTATTGCTTGAAAAGGAAACGCCAACAAGCTCATAA
- a CDS encoding permease, translating to MSNMSTHSNMERLEPVESPVRRSAIGRRFHAMWKAVDRCDKRISTSTFGRIFRLEGSGHPKEIPDTSFFREIRAGVTTFATMAYIIAVNAIILSQTGGTCECDLVNRADCDNIDSYKACKENVRLDLITATAAIAGLASFIFGFFTNLPVALAPGMGLNAYFAFQVVGPNGSGNIPYRVALTAVFVEGLIFIVLALTGMRQWLVKLIPATIKTATGVGIGFFLTEIGLSYSAGIGAITGGWKSTPLAIAGCPVEMIDPDTQMCAGGIMSSPKMWTAIFAGGLVTAYLMSFRVKYALIMGIALVSILSWPRNTSITYFPYNEEGENRFNFFKNVVTFHPIQHTLNALDWDVTKNGSQFALALFTFLYVDIIDATATLYSMVRFCGVVDPKDGDFPRSTIAYCCDAACISIGSLFGCSPVTAFIESGAGIAEGGRTGLTSMTTGLCFLVSIFFAPIFASIPPWATGCTLVLVGCMMIRQITQINWRYIGDVLPSFVVMTFIPFSYSVAYGLIAGVFVYTVLNGLIALTVWLSGGRIEPREYDAKEYWSWRGSGKKPWFVRAVRNSCFSNGDNDSKRQFNMQDDHDSSYAPGSRMGSSDQKEDGVHMVTIPQRAVTPPPTLRQRNYDVLQNTQKAQRPTSTKSTSNYPSSASKMSGGWNTIESDAGVFTYLLENLGVKGVQFEELLTLSPDELAPLQPIYGIIFLFRYPSEGLPARPADSYDRDAAESLFFAQQTIQNACGTQALLSVVLNKTNEVEIGEKLGEFREFTMVLPPEFRGEALSNSELIRDVHNSFAKSSPFVDETQKTGEAEDAFHFIAYTPINGKLYELDGLQPAPISHGACTTEEFPTKVTQVLQDRMLTYASSEIRFNVLAMVRDPRIVAKEIGDSETLERENEKRRNWRFENALRRHNFVGFAGEVLKGVVAQKVEGGDAAYDAWIKEGLERRKRDEDAVRLRRKMGGGGDDDEEMIG from the exons ATGAGCAACATGTCGACTCACTCCAACATGGAGCGTTTGGAGCCCGTCGAGTCGCCCGTTCGTCGATCCGCCATCGGCCGCAGATTCCATGCTATGTGGAAGGCTGTCGATCGCTGTGACAAGCGAATCTCCACGTCCACCTTTGGACGAATCTTCAGACTCGAGGGAAGCGGTCAT CCTAAGGAGATACCCGATACATCATTCTTTAGGGAGATTCGCGCGGGAGTGACCACCTTTGCGACCATGGCGTACATCATCGCTGTCAAT GCAATCATTCTTTCGCAGACAGGCGGAACTTGTGAGTGCGACTTGGTAAACAGAGCCGACTGCGACAACATCGACAGCTACAAGGCTTGCAAAGAGA ATGTTCGTCTTGACCTGATCACTGCGACTGCTGCCATCGCCGGCCTCGCTAGCTTCATCTTTGGTTTCTTCACCAATCTGCCAGTGGCCCTTGC TCCAGGCATGGGCCTCAACGCATACTTCGCTTTCCAGGTCGTCGGCCCCAACGGCTCAGGCAACATTCCCTACCGTGTCGCCTTGACAGCAGTCTTCGTGGAGGGGCTCATCTTCATCGTCCTTGCTCTTACCGGAATGCGCCAGTGGCTTGTCAAGCTCATCCCCGCCACTATCAAGACGGCAACCGGCGTCGGTATCGGCTTCTTCTTGACGGAGATTGGACTTTCTTATTCGGCCGGAATCGGTGCCATTACTGGAGGCTGGAAGTCTACCCCGCTCGCCATCGCCGGATGCCCTGTTGAGATGATCGACCCGGACACCCAGATGTGTGCTGGAGGTATCATGTCGAGCCCCAAGATGTGGACGGCAATCTTCGCTGGCGGGCTTGTCACGGCCTATCTGATGTCATTCCGGGTCAAGTATGCTCTCATCATGGGTATTGCCCTGGTGTCCATCTTGTCCTGGCC ACGCAACACATCCATCACCTACTTCCCCTACAACGAGGAAGGCGAGAATCGCTTCAACTTCTTCAAAAACGTCGTCACGTTCCATCCAATCCAGCACACCCTCAACGCCCTGGACTGGGATGTCACAAAGAATGGATCGCAATTCGCCCTGGCTCTCTTCACCTTCCTCTACGTCGACATCATTGACGCCACAGCCACGCTGTACTCCATGGTCCGTTTTTGTGGCGTTGTCGACCCCAAGGACGGTGATTTCCCTCGTTCTACCATTGCCTATTGCTGCGACGCGGCATGCATCTCCATCGGCTCGCTGTTCGGTTGTTCTCCAGTCACGGCCTTCATCGAGAGCGGTGCGGGTATTGCAGAAGGTGGCCGCACCGGACTGACATCCATGACCACCGGCCTTTGCTTCCTCGTCTCCATCTTCTTTGCTCCCATCTTTGCGTCTATCCCGCCTTGGGCAACCGGTTGCACGCTCGTTCTG GTCGGCTGCATGATGATTCGTCAAATTACCCAGATCAACTGGCGCTATATTGGCGATGTTCTTCCATCCTTTGTCGTAATGACTTTCATTCCCTTCTCGTACAGCGTCGCTTACGGCCTTATCGC GGGCGTTTTCGTGTACACTGTTCTTAACGGCCTGATCGCCTTGACTGTCTGGCTGTCTGGGGGTAGAATCGAGCCCCGCGAGTACGATGCGAAGGAATACTGGTCCTGGAGAGGCTCTGGCAAGAAGCCTTGGTTTGTGCGTGCTGTCCGCAACAGCTGCTTCAGCAACGGCGACAACGACAGCAAGCGCCAGTTTAACATGCAGGACGACCACGATAGCTCCTACGCTCCGGGTTCGCGCATGGGTTCATCGGACCAAAAGGAGGACGGTGTTCACATGGTGACGATCCCACAGCGGGCGGTCACGCCGC CTCCGACCTTGCGTCAACG CAATTACGACGTCTTGCAGAACACTCAAAAAGCTCAGCGACCAACCTCCACCAAGTCCACCAGTAATTAcccctcctccgcctccaAGATGAGTGGTGGATGGAATACCA TCGAGTCCGATGCA GGCGTTTTCACCTACCTGCTCGAGAACCTCGGTGTCAAGGGCGTTCAGTTTGAAGAGCTGCTCACGCTCTCTCCTGATGAGCTAGCGCCGCTGCAGCCAATCTACGGCATTATCTTCCTCTTCCGCTACCCTTCCGAAGGCCTGCCCGCGCGGCCAGCAGACTCCTACGACCGCGATGCCGCCGAGAGCCTCTTCTTCGCCCAGCAGACGATACAGAATGCCTGCGGCACGCAAGCGCTGCTGAGCGTCGTTCTTAACAAGACCAACGAGGTGGAGATTGGCGAGAAGCTTGGCGAATTCCGTGAATTCACCATGGTTCTGCCTCCCGAGTTCCGCGGGGAGGCACTCAGCAACTCTGAGCTGATCCGCGATGTACACAACAGCTTCGCCAAGAGCAGTCCCTTCGTCGACGAGACGCAAAAGACGGGCGAGGCCGAGGATGCCTTCCACTTTATCGCCTACACGCCCATCAATGGCAAGCTGTACGAGCTGGATGGACTGCAGCCTGCGCCTATCTCTCACGGCGCCTGCACGACCGAAGAGTTTCCAACCAAGGTGACGCAGGTCCTCCAGGACCGCATGCTTACGTACGCCAGCTCCGAGATTCGGTTCAACGTGCTGGCCATGGTACGCGACCCGAGGATTGTCGCCAAGGAGATTGGTGATTCCGAGACCTTGGAGCGAGAAAACGAGAAGCGCCGCAACTGGAGATTCGAGAACGCTCTGCGTCGACACAACTTTGTTGGCTTCGCTGGCGAGGTCCTGAAAGGTGTTGTCGCGCAGAAGGTTGAGGGCGGCGATGCGGCATACGATGCCTGGATCAAGGAGGGCCTCGAGCGGAGGAAGAGAGATGAGGATGCCGTGAGATTGAGGCGGAAGATGGGTGGCGGcggtgacgacgacgaagagaTGATCGGTTAA